The Oscillospiraceae bacterium genome contains the following window.
TTGGCACCAGTTGGGCAGCGAAGCTGACCAAGATCGAGGAAAACAAGCCTGAGATCAAGCTGCAGGATGCTTACTTTGCCCTGTACAGCCCGGTTGAAGCGGACCAGATGACGAAAGATGCCTGCGGTGCATTGCTCGTTACCAAGAAGCCAGACCTGACGTACGAGGACGAAAATGGCACAAAATGGTACCTGAAGTCTGTGGTCAAGACCGATGCTAATGGCACCCTGACTTGGGCAGGGCTTTCCGAAAGCGAGTACCGGTATGTCGAGGTGCAGGCCCCCAACGGCTATAACCTTGACAGCACAGTGCGCAAGGTGACCCGCCCCACAGGCGGTGGAACAGCATCTGTTTCTGTGACTAACCGACCCGGCTACAACCTGCCGGAAACCGGCGGCATCGGCACTTGGCCGTTTATGACGGCTGGTCTGCTGCTGACCGGCACCGCCCTGGCCCTGCTGCTGAAAAAGCGCAAGACCAACAACTAAAATCATCCCCCGCAGAGCGACCCATCGTAAGGTCCTCTGCGGGGGATTTTTGGCTAAATACACTTTGAGTCCAAAGGTATGAAGGTAACCGTCTAATAATTGACGTCCAGTGGAAATTACCACTTGACCCTTGTCTCAACAACCTTGCCAATTATAAATAGATGGTCAAGCAAATTACTTTTGGCTACGAAATCTTCTCGCGTAGAATTAAAAAAGTGCAAAACTATTGATGACCCTACTTGCTTATACTGCGCAATGAAGCCGACTGGATAAGGATTATAGATAAAAAGGCCGATATCTCCATCGCAAAGACGCTGCTGATAATGAATCAACGCAGTATCACCTGTCATTATCCGAGGTGCCATTGCATCATCGTCAAGGGTATAGTAAATATAGTCATTCGGGTTTGGCACGTATGCCCATGCGGAACCATACTGCTCGTCGAAAATATATGACTTTCCGTATGGTCTGATTTTCCCAACGGCAGGGATGGAATACTCAGCGGGAGCATCAAGGAAATCGTGACCAACGGGGGAGATGTCCTTGGCACCTTTGAGGAGTACATCAGTAGAGATACCCAAGATATCCGAGAGTTTAGAAATTGAGGTAGGGGAAGGAGTGGATACTCCCGTTTCCCATTTGGCAATGGCTTGCTGTGTGACACCCAGCTTTGAAGCAATTTCAGCTTGACTATAGTGTCTGGATTGCCGGGTTCGTTTTAGCTGTTCTGCAAACATTTGTACTCCTTTTGTGTAGTCGGATTCCCCCGGCGGGTCAAAAAGAATTATTGAACAGGCACCTCGACCTCAACATACCATTTCCCAATTGTATTACCAGAAATATTGGAAGAACGCTCAAAAAACAGGTAACGTTCCTGGCCGCAGACGGCGATGGTATAGCGGTCACCCTGACCGCCAGCTTTGGCAGCGGCGGCCTGACGGCGGCAGATAACTCTGTCGATTATAAAGTGTCGACCATCCGGCCATTTAATGATCCGCGGACGCATTACGCCATCCGATTGAATAATGCAATCCACATCTATATAAACGCGCTGCCATTGTGTCATGGTGGGTACCTCTTTAAAAGTCAATTTCCTAGAAAATCTCCATGTGCCTCAAATGGAAGTCGTAGCTCGGAGTATCCCTTGCATAAGAGTAATTTGACCTTAAGCACAATCAACTCTACAGGATATCCAAGTGAGCAAGCTATTTGCTGGACGCTGTATCCATCGTGGCAAAGCGCGAGGATATCATTATCATTTATTAAGTATTCAGCAGCAAAAAGGCTGGCCTAATATTCAGTGGTGGAGGTGTTGTCCAACGAAAGACTTGTGAAAGATCTCGCATCTGCAGAATAGGGGTGGAGAATACAATGCCCTAATTCATGTGCAAGACACACCTGTTGCATTACTTCATCTTGGTCGAGATTCAGGGTTATATGAAGTTTTCCGTGTAGTTGGATGGCAAACCCTCGGAAGGATTCTTGTATATTTCCATAATGCTGTGCATCAACAAGGATACCCTTTGAGTGGGCGAGGGCCATGGGAGAAATATCGCCATATTCTTGCTTGAGAAAAGCAACGGCATCAATAATATACTCAATTGCCATAAGTCACACCCTCCCTTCGGATTACTAGTTTGATACGGCAAAAAGGTATAGTTGGAGAGCCTATCTCTATTTTACCAGATGGAGAGTCCAATAGTCTGTACTTCAATTCTCGGAGTCCTTCTTTTCGGACTCGGCTGCGGCACGACAATCGAGATATGCCTGTGTGAGCGCACGGTAGTAGGCATCCTTGGCGGCCTGTGAAAGTTTGCCACCAGCAAAAAGACCGACATTTTTGGCGAATAACTCATTAACTTCTTCTGCACCCTGATCGCCATAGAGTTCTTTGACTTGGTCGAGCTGAGGAGTGGGGGACTCGTTTTGATTGCTTCTCAAAGCGGAAGGAGTCGTATGCAGTGCCTCAGCAATATGCTGTAAGGTGGTATCCCTTGGAGTACTTTGTCCGGTCTCAATTTTATAGATGCTCACACGAGAAACACCGGATAGCTTTCCGAGTTCTTCTTGTGTGAGTTTTTTACTTTCCCTAAGTTTTGCAATATTGGTTCCCAATGTGTTGGTCATCGTAAAACCACCTTTCCGAAATTAAAGTTAGCATTTTATGAAAACTTGTTGACTTTAAGATTGCTCGCTGTTATCATAAGTACAAGAAAAGATAACTTTTTAATGAAAATGATAACTTACAAGCTAACTATAACACGGCGGCATAGAAAATGCAATACCCTTTTTCGGAAAGGATGAAAAAAGTGAAGCGGGTTATTATTCATAGCGATATAAACAATTGCTATGCATCAATCGAACGGCAACTAAATCCCTCACTTGCAGGTAAGCCAATTGCGGTTTGTGGTGCTGCAGAAGAACGGCACGGAATAGTTCTTGCAAAAAGTTATGAAGCAAAGGCGTTTGGAGTTCAAACAGGAGAGGCCATCTGGCAGGCAAAGAACAAATGCCACAATTTGATTATTGTGTCGCCACACTATGACAAGTATGTTCAGTATTCGAGACTTGCGCACGAAATTTATAAGAAATATACGCCTCTGATTGAGCCGTATGGACTGGACGAGTGCTGGCTTGATGTTTCAGGCAGTGTGGAACTGTTTGGGTCAGGTGAAGAAATTGCAGCAGAAATTCACAGGAGGTTTAAAGAAGAACTTGGCTTGACCGTTTCTTGCGGCGTGGCGTCAAACAAGATATTTGCGAAACTTGGATCGGATATGAAAAAACCAGATGCAACAACGGTAATTCCAGAAGAAGGATTTCAAGAACTCGTCTGGCCACTACCTGTGTCTGACTTGTGGGGTGTGGGTAGGCAAACAACAAAGAAGTTGGATTCTTATTGTATCAAT
Protein-coding sequences here:
- a CDS encoding helix-turn-helix domain-containing protein is translated as MTNTLGTNIAKLRESKKLTQEELGKLSGVSRVSIYKIETGQSTPRDTTLQHIAEALHTTPSALRSNQNESPTPQLDQVKELYGDQGAEEVNELFAKNVGLFAGGKLSQAAKDAYYRALTQAYLDCRAAAESEKKDSEN
- a CDS encoding XRE family transcriptional regulator, translated to MFAEQLKRTRQSRHYSQAEIASKLGVTQQAIAKWETGVSTPSPTSISKLSDILGISTDVLLKGAKDISPVGHDFLDAPAEYSIPAVGKIRPYGKSYIFDEQYGSAWAYVPNPNDYIYYTLDDDAMAPRIMTGDTALIHYQQRLCDGDIGLFIYNPYPVGFIAQYKQVGSSIVLHFFNSTREDFVAKSNLLDHLFIIGKVVETRVKW